The Caulifigura coniformis genome includes a region encoding these proteins:
- a CDS encoding transposase, producing MDDPSVRVWLLTWTTYGTWLPGDERGFVGQVKRDDDRRIRRNRIGEEFDRAMPGLERASAAFLKGKPNWLTGDQARVTLDQLLQTADYRGWVILAIAVMSNHVHVALRVVGDPDPENILRDFKSYASRSLNKSFGRPLSGTWWTESGSKRKLPSAEAVVGGVRYVRDQARPLASWVGPLAVDTGG from the coding sequence ATGGATGATCCTTCAGTTCGCGTCTGGCTTCTGACCTGGACGACGTATGGAACTTGGCTTCCGGGTGACGAACGCGGCTTTGTCGGGCAGGTCAAACGCGATGACGACCGTCGAATTCGTCGCAATCGAATTGGTGAAGAGTTCGACCGTGCGATGCCCGGCCTGGAACGTGCCAGCGCCGCATTCTTGAAGGGGAAGCCAAACTGGCTTACCGGCGACCAAGCCCGAGTCACACTCGACCAGTTGCTACAGACGGCCGATTATCGGGGTTGGGTGATCCTCGCGATTGCCGTCATGAGCAACCATGTCCACGTTGCCCTGCGCGTCGTGGGCGATCCCGATCCAGAAAACATCTTGCGGGACTTCAAGAGCTACGCGTCGCGATCATTGAACAAGTCGTTTGGACGCCCCTTGTCTGGAACGTGGTGGACCGAGTCAGGGTCGAAGAGAAAGTTGCCATCAGCAGAAGCTGTTGTTGGTGGCGTCAGGTATGTTCGCGATCAGGCGAGGCCGCTGGCATCGTGGGTTGGGCCACTCGCTGTTGACACAGGGGGCTGA
- the uppS gene encoding polyprenyl diphosphate synthase has translation MEQRYSDSELASLGLKADRLPGHVAIIMDGNGRWARSRGLPRIEGHRRGVASVRSVVEEAARCGLRQLTLYCLSSENWKRPPLELELLMGLLKRFVVAERKLLMEQGIRLTSIGRTDRLHKGALAELQKTREITAGNSGLNLCLAIDYGARDEIVTAVKDIATKVRAGEMKIEEISEETISAHLGTAGSPDPDLMIRTAGEMRVSNFLLWQLSYAELWVTDVFWPDFRDEQFREALKSFAARDRRFGGLKPELAASQSESAQH, from the coding sequence GTGGAACAGCGGTATTCCGATTCCGAACTCGCCAGTCTCGGGCTGAAAGCCGATCGGTTGCCAGGGCACGTGGCAATCATCATGGATGGCAACGGGCGCTGGGCACGCTCCCGTGGACTCCCACGCATCGAAGGGCATCGCCGCGGCGTCGCCAGTGTGCGTTCGGTCGTCGAAGAAGCCGCCCGCTGCGGCCTCAGGCAGCTCACCCTCTACTGCCTCTCGAGCGAAAACTGGAAGCGGCCTCCGCTCGAACTCGAACTCCTCATGGGGCTCCTCAAACGCTTCGTCGTCGCCGAACGCAAGCTCCTGATGGAGCAGGGCATTCGCCTCACCTCGATCGGACGCACCGACCGGCTCCACAAGGGAGCACTCGCAGAACTTCAGAAAACTCGCGAGATCACCGCCGGAAACTCAGGGCTGAACCTTTGCCTCGCGATCGACTACGGCGCCCGTGACGAAATTGTCACGGCGGTTAAAGACATCGCGACCAAGGTGCGCGCCGGCGAAATGAAGATCGAAGAGATCTCAGAAGAGACCATTTCGGCCCACCTCGGCACCGCCGGGTCGCCGGACCCCGATCTCATGATCCGTACGGCCGGAGAAATGCGCGTCAGCAACTTCCTGCTGTGGCAGTTGAGCTATGCAGAACTGTGGGTCACCGATGTCTTCTGGCCCGACTTCCGCGACGAGCAGTTCCGGGAAGCATTGAAGAGCTTTGCTGCCAGGGACCGCCGGTTTGGAGGGTTGAAGCCGGAGCTTGCCGCCAGCCAGAGTGAGTCCGCTCAACACTGA
- a CDS encoding triphosphoribosyl-dephospho-CoA synthase: protein MSEQLEALIRLACQAEVLARKPGNVHPEASFNDLDADDFLRAADAVAPRLAEAAELGVGKAVYESVRATRQSVATNANLGICLLLAPCAAAVGQGDALRPALARRLEALSVDDARWAYRAIRLAMPGGLGTAEQQDVSDEPTVTLLEAMRLAADRDDVARQFVTGFEDVFETGLSALRDFRAAGIERAIIGAHLRLMAARPDTLILRKCGPGIATESAQRAAAVLEAGWPDRGDADLAGLDHWLRADGHRRNPGTTADLIAATIFVALCEGVLDSARVRQWAFKLA, encoded by the coding sequence GTGAGCGAACAGCTCGAGGCGCTCATCCGGCTCGCGTGCCAGGCCGAAGTGCTGGCACGCAAGCCGGGAAACGTGCATCCCGAAGCATCGTTCAACGACCTCGACGCCGACGATTTTCTGCGGGCGGCTGACGCCGTGGCGCCGCGTCTCGCCGAGGCCGCTGAACTCGGCGTCGGCAAAGCGGTCTACGAGTCGGTGCGGGCAACCCGTCAGTCGGTCGCGACAAACGCCAATCTTGGAATCTGCCTTCTCCTCGCCCCCTGCGCCGCAGCTGTGGGGCAGGGGGACGCGTTGCGGCCTGCTCTGGCGAGGAGGCTCGAGGCATTGAGCGTGGACGACGCCCGTTGGGCCTACCGTGCCATTCGCCTGGCCATGCCGGGCGGCCTCGGAACGGCTGAGCAGCAGGACGTCTCGGACGAACCGACGGTGACGCTTCTGGAAGCGATGCGCCTGGCCGCTGATCGCGACGATGTCGCCCGCCAGTTTGTGACGGGCTTTGAAGATGTTTTCGAAACCGGCCTCTCCGCCTTGCGGGATTTTCGCGCCGCGGGCATCGAACGGGCGATCATCGGCGCTCATCTCCGGCTGATGGCGGCAAGGCCCGATACGTTGATCCTTCGCAAATGCGGCCCTGGGATTGCGACGGAAAGCGCCCAGCGGGCCGCTGCCGTCCTCGAAGCCGGTTGGCCCGATCGAGGTGACGCGGATCTGGCCGGACTCGATCACTGGCTTCGGGCCGATGGTCATCGCCGCAATCCCGGAACGACTGCGGATCTCATCGCGGCAACGATCTTCGTCGCCCTGTGCGAAGGAGTGCTGGACTCCGCCCGCGTGCGACAGTGGGCCTTCAAGCTCGCCTGA
- a CDS encoding HEAT repeat domain-containing protein produces MRTLKTCAAVVAVLAMSNLAHAARTSARLSGASKCCECAPTSIAPCCKPTIPRPCTTNVYTYQRQISCLKPPCCDSGCGPKRCCRPRRHGANCGNGSCGNGCDPNGACCNNGCGNSRRSRRACGDVCGSGSCDQACQAPCQTYTSRDNGNACAIAQLIYQSQTGCYARTRRAALRRLAKYDCSCNPEIMSAFVYALNDAVETVRSTAADAIGDQVRRNPCCCSPCIVNALTNTLGDCNRRVRKNAEKALCACGYEVVTPVCEEACDVQACAAEQVPVYSPAAGQQPPAEPEATPPPPAEPKAQTYKGDASMHTVSSKKSLKNIFGLLR; encoded by the coding sequence ATGAGAACCCTGAAGACCTGCGCAGCCGTCGTGGCCGTGCTGGCGATGAGCAATCTGGCTCACGCCGCTCGGACCTCGGCCCGGCTGAGCGGTGCGTCGAAGTGCTGCGAATGCGCGCCGACGAGCATTGCTCCCTGTTGCAAGCCGACGATTCCTCGTCCCTGCACCACCAACGTCTACACCTACCAGCGGCAGATCTCCTGCCTCAAGCCGCCCTGCTGCGACTCGGGCTGCGGTCCGAAACGCTGCTGCCGTCCCCGTCGCCACGGCGCGAACTGCGGCAACGGATCTTGCGGCAACGGCTGTGATCCGAATGGCGCCTGCTGCAACAACGGCTGCGGAAACAGCCGGCGCAGTCGGCGCGCCTGCGGCGATGTCTGCGGAAGCGGCAGCTGTGATCAGGCCTGCCAGGCTCCCTGCCAGACGTACACCTCACGCGACAACGGCAACGCCTGTGCGATCGCCCAGCTGATCTACCAGTCGCAGACTGGCTGCTACGCCCGGACGCGCCGCGCCGCCCTGCGCCGCCTCGCCAAGTACGACTGCAGCTGCAATCCCGAAATCATGTCGGCCTTCGTGTACGCCCTGAACGACGCGGTGGAAACCGTTCGCTCGACCGCGGCTGACGCGATCGGCGACCAGGTGCGCCGGAACCCCTGCTGCTGCTCCCCGTGCATCGTGAATGCCCTCACGAACACGCTGGGAGATTGCAACCGTCGCGTTCGCAAGAACGCCGAGAAGGCCCTGTGCGCCTGCGGTTATGAAGTCGTCACGCCCGTCTGCGAGGAAGCCTGCGACGTGCAGGCCTGTGCGGCGGAACAGGTCCCGGTGTACTCGCCGGCGGCTGGCCAGCAGCCTCCTGCTGAGCCGGAAGCCACGCCTCCTCCCCCGGCCGAGCCCAAGGCTCAGACGTACAAGGGTGACGCGAGCATGCACACCGTGTCGTCGAAGAAGAGCCTGAAGAACATCTTCGGTCTCCTGCGGTAA
- a CDS encoding c-type cytochrome, with the protein MCAACSKDWRTKIARALVWIVAIVLASRFAAASDSAGPFGAPEPDHPGWRILKSRAFLPADFDQATFDQLPWNWPEAERAAAEGLPLAERRRMIAEHYGLTLNPWASAGEFDLLGYVKTDSGWVMNCLACHGGTLEGSPSPGLGNNRYALQTLTEDVRRTKLLSLKRPSHLDMAILKLPLNTTNGTSNSVIFGVILGAKRLPDMSVDTSRPVPKLAHHDMDAPPWWHLAKKQRLYADGFSPKTHRAVMQFMLLPENDRETILGWEEDFRQILKWMHTVQPPRYDGPVDQPLAQRGLAAFNDHCARCHGTYGDVNEETYPEKVVPLNEIGTDPVRFQALSAEHRQWMKDGWMSRFGEDHVETKPAGYVAPPLDGVWASAPYFHNGSVPTLWHVLHPEERPRIWRRTSDSVDRERMGLTVETLEAIPEQMSSADRRWYFDTSKPSKSAAGHLFVDDLNEDEKRAVLEYLKTL; encoded by the coding sequence ATGTGTGCGGCGTGTTCCAAGGACTGGCGGACGAAGATCGCGCGAGCACTCGTGTGGATCGTGGCAATCGTTCTGGCGTCCCGGTTCGCTGCGGCCAGTGATTCCGCGGGCCCGTTCGGCGCGCCGGAGCCAGATCATCCGGGTTGGCGCATCCTGAAGTCCCGTGCGTTCCTGCCGGCTGACTTCGACCAGGCGACGTTCGACCAACTGCCCTGGAACTGGCCGGAAGCGGAGCGGGCCGCGGCCGAGGGGCTGCCTTTGGCCGAGCGCCGCCGGATGATCGCGGAGCATTACGGGTTGACCCTGAATCCGTGGGCCTCCGCGGGTGAATTCGACCTGCTTGGCTATGTGAAGACCGACTCAGGGTGGGTGATGAATTGTCTCGCCTGCCACGGGGGAACTCTCGAGGGGTCGCCCTCTCCGGGGCTGGGCAACAACCGATACGCGTTGCAGACCCTGACCGAGGACGTGCGGCGGACCAAGCTGTTGAGCCTGAAGCGGCCGTCGCATCTGGACATGGCGATCCTGAAGCTCCCTCTCAACACGACGAACGGGACCTCCAATTCGGTGATCTTCGGGGTCATCCTGGGGGCCAAGCGGCTGCCGGACATGAGCGTCGACACGTCGCGTCCGGTTCCCAAGCTGGCGCACCACGACATGGATGCCCCGCCCTGGTGGCATCTGGCGAAAAAACAGCGTCTCTACGCCGACGGATTCTCCCCCAAGACGCACCGGGCGGTGATGCAGTTCATGCTGCTCCCTGAGAACGACCGGGAGACAATCCTCGGCTGGGAGGAGGATTTCCGACAGATCCTGAAGTGGATGCACACCGTGCAGCCTCCGCGGTACGACGGTCCTGTCGATCAGCCGCTTGCCCAGAGGGGACTGGCGGCTTTCAACGATCACTGCGCCCGGTGCCACGGGACGTACGGGGACGTGAACGAGGAGACTTATCCCGAGAAGGTCGTTCCGCTGAACGAAATCGGCACTGATCCCGTTCGATTTCAGGCCCTGTCGGCCGAGCATCGCCAGTGGATGAAGGACGGGTGGATGAGCCGGTTTGGCGAAGATCATGTGGAGACGAAACCGGCCGGTTACGTTGCTCCGCCGCTGGACGGCGTGTGGGCCAGCGCTCCGTACTTTCACAACGGGTCGGTGCCGACCCTGTGGCATGTGCTGCATCCTGAGGAACGCCCCCGGATCTGGCGACGGACTTCGGACTCCGTGGATCGTGAGCGGATGGGGCTGACCGTCGAAACGCTCGAGGCGATTCCGGAACAGATGAGTTCGGCCGATCGTCGCTGGTATTTCGACACCTCGAAGCCCTCCAAGAGCGCGGCAGGGCATCTCTTCGTCGATGATCTCAACGAGGACGAGAAACGGGCCGTGCTGGAGTATCTGAAGACCCTGTGA
- a CDS encoding STAS domain-containing protein codes for MIDLNNGWQMHVESSPEWLFFHVTAPSPRAPGEPPLAESVAREVSNTGIKRVVMDFDGNVMLFSFLVGQVVALHKRLHLEGGTFRLCGLSHDNADILRVLHLSDRLPNYRDRGAAVMGQL; via the coding sequence ATGATCGATCTGAACAACGGCTGGCAGATGCATGTCGAGTCGAGCCCTGAATGGCTGTTCTTTCATGTCACCGCCCCGTCCCCGCGAGCACCGGGAGAGCCGCCGTTGGCGGAAAGCGTGGCTCGCGAAGTTTCGAACACGGGCATCAAGCGCGTCGTGATGGATTTTGACGGCAACGTGATGCTGTTCAGCTTCCTCGTCGGCCAGGTCGTGGCGCTGCACAAGCGGCTGCACCTGGAGGGGGGGACATTCCGGCTGTGCGGTCTCAGCCACGACAACGCCGACATTCTTCGCGTGCTGCACCTGAGCGACCGATTGCCGAATTACCGGGATCGCGGCGCGGCGGTGATGGGGCAGCTGTAG
- a CDS encoding TlpA disulfide reductase family protein: MSRFATRSFTGLVVAAAAATASAQQAATGVDAAAMLKYKPSRPKVDFEMPAAADIAKCRVDTEQRGKSTGYVLYGPQGQVLRRFVDADARGTINEFRYYDSGMEVYREADTNGDSKADLFRWLGPGGMRWAIDSDADLKIDRWQQISAEEATLEAIRAMAAGDAATLKSLMVSADDIRTLGISPKVGERLLAQSKDIPGAMRQAMTGSKTLTAATEWERFDCSMRVPSCLAASSGKWDKDQLVYENVMAMVRTGQETGFVQIGEMVKVGDTWKLTRIPRPIDGDNLQVEGGILMQESLDGASGGAAEGLSPEAQKLVEQLKVLDDTRPAENASKDTIEKYNIARADLITRLAKASTSESEKVLWWKQLVEGVAANTQMGVFPNGVERLAAIEKDIEATGLTDLIPFTKFRVLLVTFAEKMKAATDAAARQKVQEAHLQDLSDFVKEYSKSEEAPEAIWQVATTVEFNGNAAAATDWYKIASSRYASSPAGIRSKGALNRLDLKGKELALSGPSLDGKGVVNVASMKGKVVAVVFWATWFKPSVDETPQLVELYKQYNRQGFEIVGLNLDPEGTPVSNFLRDQTAAWPQILDPGGMENGKAAREFGIIAPGTMFLVGKDGKVISNSASMEDLKKLLPELLAGK, translated from the coding sequence ATGTCTCGATTCGCAACACGGAGTTTCACGGGTTTGGTCGTCGCCGCCGCCGCCGCGACCGCCTCCGCACAGCAGGCCGCGACCGGCGTTGATGCGGCGGCCATGCTCAAATACAAGCCCTCGCGGCCGAAGGTTGACTTCGAAATGCCCGCTGCGGCCGACATCGCCAAGTGCCGTGTCGACACCGAACAGCGCGGCAAGTCGACTGGCTACGTCCTGTACGGCCCGCAGGGGCAGGTGCTCCGCCGCTTTGTCGACGCCGATGCACGCGGCACCATCAACGAGTTCCGCTATTACGACAGCGGTATGGAGGTCTACCGCGAGGCCGATACCAATGGCGACTCCAAGGCCGACCTCTTCCGCTGGCTCGGCCCCGGCGGAATGCGCTGGGCCATCGATAGCGATGCCGATCTCAAGATCGACCGCTGGCAGCAGATCTCCGCGGAAGAGGCCACGCTCGAAGCGATCCGCGCCATGGCGGCCGGAGATGCCGCGACGCTCAAGAGCCTGATGGTCAGCGCCGACGACATTCGCACGCTCGGCATCTCGCCAAAGGTCGGGGAGCGCCTCCTCGCTCAAAGCAAAGACATCCCCGGCGCGATGCGCCAGGCGATGACCGGCTCGAAGACCCTCACCGCCGCCACCGAATGGGAGCGTTTCGATTGCTCGATGCGCGTCCCGTCCTGCCTCGCCGCCAGTTCCGGCAAGTGGGACAAGGACCAGCTCGTCTACGAAAACGTCATGGCCATGGTCCGCACGGGCCAGGAAACCGGCTTCGTGCAGATCGGTGAAATGGTCAAGGTCGGCGACACCTGGAAGCTGACGCGGATTCCCAGGCCCATTGACGGCGACAATCTGCAGGTCGAAGGCGGCATCCTGATGCAGGAGTCGCTGGACGGCGCCAGCGGGGGAGCCGCGGAAGGTCTCTCGCCGGAGGCCCAGAAACTGGTCGAGCAACTCAAGGTGCTCGATGACACTCGCCCGGCCGAGAACGCCTCGAAAGACACCATCGAGAAGTACAACATCGCCCGCGCCGACTTGATCACCCGGCTCGCCAAGGCCTCCACCAGCGAGAGCGAGAAAGTGCTCTGGTGGAAGCAGCTGGTGGAAGGCGTCGCCGCCAACACCCAGATGGGTGTCTTCCCGAACGGCGTCGAGCGACTGGCCGCCATCGAGAAGGACATCGAAGCGACCGGACTCACCGATCTCATCCCGTTTACGAAGTTTCGTGTCCTGCTCGTGACCTTCGCTGAGAAGATGAAGGCCGCCACCGACGCCGCAGCCCGTCAGAAAGTTCAGGAGGCGCACCTCCAGGACCTGTCGGACTTCGTGAAGGAGTACTCGAAATCCGAGGAAGCGCCAGAAGCCATCTGGCAGGTGGCGACCACCGTGGAATTCAATGGCAACGCCGCTGCCGCGACCGACTGGTACAAGATCGCGTCGTCCCGGTACGCCTCGTCGCCCGCAGGCATTCGCTCAAAAGGGGCGCTCAACCGCCTCGACCTCAAGGGCAAGGAACTCGCTCTCAGCGGACCTTCTCTGGATGGCAAGGGAGTGGTGAATGTCGCCTCGATGAAGGGCAAGGTCGTCGCCGTTGTCTTCTGGGCAACCTGGTTCAAGCCGAGCGTTGACGAGACGCCGCAACTGGTCGAACTCTACAAGCAGTACAATCGACAGGGATTCGAGATCGTCGGTCTGAACCTCGACCCCGAGGGAACGCCCGTCTCGAATTTCCTCAGGGACCAGACGGCCGCATGGCCTCAAATCCTCGATCCGGGCGGCATGGAGAACGGCAAGGCCGCGCGGGAGTTCGGCATCATCGCTCCCGGAACCATGTTCCTGGTCGGCAAGGACGGCAAGGTCATCTCCAACAGTGCGTCCATGGAAGACCTGAAGAAGCTCCTGCCCGAACTGCTGGCGGGCAAGTGA
- the ettA gene encoding energy-dependent translational throttle protein EttA — MAQYIFTMEAVSKVYDEKVILKDIWLSFYPGAKIGVLGNNGSGKSTLLRIMAGEDKSFEGEARPAKGVKIGYFSQEPRLDPEKTVDQCVAEGVAESQAILDRYNEINAKLCEPLEPEEMEKLLEEQAQVQDKIDHANLWELDREVEIASDAMRLPPGDAIVKHLSGGEKRRVALCMLLLQNPDILLLDEPTNHLDAESVRWLEQFLGKFPGTVVAVTHDRYFLENVAGWILELDRGKGIPFEGNYTSWMEQKQARLDVENKKDEKRSRILKQELEWVRMSPKAQATKNKARMQRYEELVAQQYDARDEAPDIQIPVTRPLGNLVVRAENLSKAFGDRVLFENLSFDLPRGGIVGVIGPNGAGKSTLFKMITGQEQPTGGSIRIGDAVDMAFVDQSRDTLDGDKSVYDEISGGSDILEVGKVKIHARSYCGRFNFKKSDQQKFVRDLSGGERNRVHLAKLLRKGGNLIILDEPTNDLDVDTLRSLEEGLANFGGCAVVSSHDRWFLDKIATHILAFEGDSQVVWFEGNFSMYEMQRHERLGTDADQPHRVKFKPLKR; from the coding sequence ATGGCGCAGTACATTTTCACGATGGAGGCCGTCTCGAAGGTCTACGACGAGAAGGTCATCCTCAAAGACATCTGGCTCTCCTTCTACCCCGGGGCCAAGATCGGCGTCCTCGGCAACAACGGGTCCGGAAAGTCGACGCTGCTCCGGATCATGGCCGGAGAAGACAAGAGCTTCGAAGGCGAGGCCCGCCCGGCCAAGGGCGTGAAGATCGGCTACTTCTCGCAGGAGCCGCGGCTCGATCCGGAAAAGACCGTCGATCAGTGCGTGGCCGAAGGCGTCGCCGAGTCGCAGGCGATCCTCGATCGCTACAACGAGATCAACGCGAAGCTCTGCGAACCGCTCGAACCCGAGGAGATGGAAAAACTCCTCGAAGAGCAGGCCCAGGTACAGGACAAGATCGACCACGCCAACCTGTGGGAACTCGATCGCGAGGTGGAAATTGCCTCGGACGCCATGCGGCTTCCCCCCGGCGACGCCATCGTCAAGCACCTGTCCGGCGGTGAAAAACGCCGCGTCGCGCTCTGCATGCTGCTGCTGCAGAATCCCGACATTCTTCTCCTCGACGAACCGACGAACCATCTGGACGCCGAGTCGGTCCGCTGGCTCGAGCAGTTCCTCGGAAAGTTCCCCGGCACGGTCGTGGCCGTGACCCACGATCGATACTTCCTCGAAAACGTCGCCGGCTGGATTCTCGAACTCGATCGCGGGAAGGGCATTCCTTTCGAAGGAAACTACACCTCCTGGATGGAGCAGAAGCAGGCCCGCCTCGACGTCGAAAACAAGAAGGACGAAAAGCGTTCGAGGATCCTCAAGCAGGAACTCGAATGGGTTCGGATGTCGCCCAAGGCCCAGGCGACCAAGAACAAGGCCCGTATGCAGCGGTACGAGGAACTCGTCGCCCAGCAGTATGACGCCCGCGACGAAGCGCCGGACATCCAGATCCCGGTCACCCGTCCCCTCGGCAACCTCGTCGTTCGCGCGGAGAACCTCTCCAAGGCGTTCGGCGACCGGGTCCTGTTCGAGAACCTGAGCTTCGACCTCCCCCGCGGTGGCATCGTCGGCGTCATCGGCCCCAACGGCGCCGGCAAGTCGACGCTGTTCAAGATGATCACCGGCCAGGAGCAGCCGACGGGTGGCTCGATCCGCATCGGCGACGCCGTCGACATGGCATTCGTCGACCAGAGCCGCGACACGCTCGACGGCGACAAGTCGGTCTATGATGAAATCTCCGGCGGCTCCGACATCCTCGAAGTCGGAAAGGTGAAAATCCACGCCCGCTCCTACTGCGGCCGATTCAACTTCAAGAAGTCCGACCAGCAGAAGTTCGTCCGCGACCTCTCCGGAGGTGAACGCAATCGCGTCCACCTGGCGAAGCTGCTCCGCAAGGGCGGCAACCTCATCATCCTCGACGAACCGACGAACGATCTCGACGTCGATACGCTCCGCTCCCTCGAAGAAGGACTCGCGAACTTCGGCGGTTGCGCCGTCGTTTCGTCCCACGACCGCTGGTTCCTCGACAAGATCGCCACCCACATCCTGGCGTTCGAAGGCGACAGCCAGGTCGTCTGGTTCGAAGGCAACTTCTCGATGTACGAGATGCAGCGCCACGAACGCCTCGGCACCGACGCCGACCAGCCGCACCGCGTGAAATTCAAACCGCTGAAACGGTGA
- a CDS encoding phosphatidate cytidylyltransferase yields MLGWRLAISAILIPALVGILWLDHRAGATAPWLLALSLLLGVRSTWEMTDLLTTRAMRPSFLVSVFGVLSVLTAAWGSRWQGGALSNDLAVLLAIGMTTLLAFYVCFVKGAIRFREPGTTMESLGAELFTVAYCGVLLAITAQMRWLDGGRWGYAALGSLIVAAKCGDIGGYTLGRLFGKRKMAPWLSPGKTWAGFVGAILGAALGSWLWVTFAIPRMVPGAAAANVANVLAFGVTLGFVGLVGDLCESLIKRDVGRKDAAALFPGFGGLLDLLDSVLFAGPIAWIWWSVAPLIR; encoded by the coding sequence ATGCTCGGCTGGCGACTGGCCATCTCCGCGATCCTGATTCCGGCGCTTGTCGGCATCCTCTGGCTCGACCATCGCGCCGGAGCCACCGCCCCCTGGTTGTTGGCCTTGTCGCTGCTCCTCGGAGTCCGATCGACCTGGGAGATGACCGATCTCCTGACGACCCGCGCCATGCGGCCGTCGTTTCTTGTCTCCGTCTTCGGCGTCCTCTCTGTACTGACGGCCGCCTGGGGCAGTCGCTGGCAGGGAGGGGCCCTCAGCAACGATCTCGCGGTCTTGCTGGCGATTGGCATGACGACGCTCCTCGCGTTCTATGTCTGTTTCGTCAAAGGGGCGATCCGTTTCCGTGAACCCGGCACGACGATGGAATCCCTTGGTGCAGAACTGTTCACCGTCGCCTATTGCGGCGTCCTTCTCGCGATCACCGCGCAGATGCGCTGGCTCGACGGCGGACGCTGGGGCTACGCAGCGCTGGGCTCGTTGATCGTGGCCGCGAAATGTGGAGATATCGGCGGCTACACGCTGGGACGCCTGTTTGGAAAACGGAAGATGGCTCCCTGGCTCAGCCCGGGCAAAACATGGGCCGGATTCGTCGGCGCGATCCTCGGCGCCGCGCTCGGCAGCTGGCTCTGGGTGACTTTCGCCATCCCCCGCATGGTTCCCGGGGCAGCCGCTGCGAATGTCGCGAATGTCCTGGCCTTTGGAGTCACATTGGGCTTCGTAGGCCTTGTCGGCGACCTCTGCGAGTCGCTGATCAAGCGGGATGTCGGCCGGAAAGACGCGGCAGCGCTGTTCCCCGGTTTCGGGGGGCTGCTTGATCTCCTCGACAGCGTCCTGTTCGCAGGCCCCATTGCGTGGATCTGGTGGTCCGTCGCCCCACTGATCCGCTGA